The Pseudomonas multiresinivorans DNA window AACCGCGTCGGCCAGGACGTTTACGCCGACCAGCATTTTCTTGCGAGCGGAATCGCCGAACTTAACTTCTTTGGCAGCCATGTTCTGTTTCCTCTAAATCGAATTCGGTGGGGAGTGGACGGACTGAAATCAGTCTTCCAGGACGGCGAGGATCTCGGACTCGCCCATCACCAGCAGTTCTTCGCCGTCGACCTTGATGGCGTTGCTGCCGGAGTAAGGACCGAACACCACCTTGTCACCGACCTTGACGGCCAGAGCGCGAACTTCGCCGTTGTCCAGGACACGGCCGGCACCAACAGCGACCACTTCACCGCGGTTCGGTTTCTCGGCGGCGGAACCCGGCAGCACGATGCCGCCTGCGGTTTTGGTCTCTTCCTCGCTGCGACGGATGACGACGCGGTCATGCAGAGGACGAAGCTTCATAGTCGTAACTCTCCCAAACTGTGATTTCCAACGGCCAGATCGATGCCCGGCAGGTTTTATTGAATCCGGCGTTGCCGGTTTGCGTCCCGGCTGGCGAGACGCGTAAAGAGCAGCCTGTCCATGCGACAGGGACCTTGCGGTGACCGGTACATAAGGTCGCTACAAGGCATTTCAAGGGTGTGACG harbors:
- a CDS encoding co-chaperone GroES — encoded protein: MKLRPLHDRVVIRRSEEETKTAGGIVLPGSAAEKPNRGEVVAVGAGRVLDNGEVRALAVKVGDKVVFGPYSGSNAIKVDGEELLVMGESEILAVLED